One Excalfactoria chinensis isolate bCotChi1 chromosome 13, bCotChi1.hap2, whole genome shotgun sequence genomic window, GCTGAGCAAAACACGCTTCCACAGTTAGCAAGGTGGGGGAAGACTCATTCTGTGTTAACTCTAGTAATGGATGTTTTAtgagaggggaaggagggggagctGTGCACTTTACGTCTTTTGGTTGAGCCAAATGTAAATACCAATGGGAGATCTTCAGCAGTAACTGCAGTTGGAGGGAAGAGAAATGGTCTGCTGGAGGACTGTTTATTTAAATTGGCAGATCATTATACTTCCCTGGAGCACTAGCGTCACTTTGCTTCTACAGTTTAACAGAGTGGGTAATAGGAGGTGGTCTCCCTACCAGAAGGAGTCCTTGCACTGCCCACAGCGTCCACTGAAGAGTCCTAAAGGTGAAGGAATGTTATTGATGCCTCACTCCTCCTGTCACTGATGTCCTTTAGCCGTCTCTTAACTTACCAAGTTAGGGGAGATCTCATTTTCCACTTTCCAAGTGCAAATGAACTGTTACATGTAAGATACTCCTTGCACTTTTCACAGCTGTCCCTGGTCTCGTGTTTTTGACTTGGCTGTGAACACGTCTGTTAGAAGTGCATGAAATGGTTGAAGAAAGTGTGAGGAGTGTTGGGGGGCTCCTGCCTTAAACCCAAACTTCCCTCGCAAGCATCTCTGCAGGCCATGCTGTACATCTCCAGCATCTCCCAGCTGTGCCCTGGCAGGGCTGGATTGGTTCCTGTCCTGCCCAGCACTGGGGCACAGGGGAGGTGAACAGCAGGTAactcacagaatggcttggagtCTTTCAGTGACTTACTGGGAGAGGAAACCTGTTCTCTCTTTCTGGCTTCCATGTGTTGTGCTGATATTATGCCAAATGTTTTGGACACCTTGTATTTTTAACTGTGTAATATAGCTGTGTATTGTTAAAGCTACTTAGTAACTTATAGCAAAACTGTAGAGCTCATTTCTCTGAGGTGTAGGAAATGTCCTGCTTCCACTGTGTATAAGACTTTAAATCTATACCGTCTGACAAAGATAAAATGCTGAATTTCACTTTAATAAATGATCTATCTAGCAACAAGGCCTACATTcccttttgtgtttgcttttcttctcttagcATTTTCAGCTCCAGAACCAATGGCGTCGTGCTTTGCATGGGTGTTTTGTGGCAGGTGTTTCTGAGTCACTGCACAGCTGCTAAGGTGGGTACTACTCCAGAGCAACGCCAACATGTAATGTCGCAGTGTTAAATCAGCCAAGCAGGGACTGTCTTCCATGTAGAgctctgtttcatttcattttcctgtattGTTCTTCAttctgaccatccccctcataAGCAAAGACTCCTCCCTGTGTTTTGCTTCAGTAAGAAGTGAGTTATGGCAGAAGCTGTGGCTGGAATGCTTGTTCTCCCAAAGCCTGTCATGGCATTTCCTAAGTCTCTGCTGGTACTGTCTGAGGTATGTTTTAGCCTTGGTTTTTAGCCAGGCTTGTAGCATAGCTTTTCAGACACCTGGACTATCACAGAGAAGGGTGTTACCCACGTGTTGCCAAGTGTTTTTAGGAGGTATCTGGGAAAGGTCTTCAGGTGAGGACAAGGGCAGCAAACCccaatggaaagggaaaagctgcGTCATTTGCATCCCCAAAGCTGTGAGCGTGGATTCTGCCAGCACAgcgaggagctgctggagggaaaagcagcagggctgaaggGAGAACAACCTCAAGCAGCAGTTTTGTCAGGTGCCAACTTCAGCATGCAGGGTATATTGGGATCTCCCGTGCTGGAAACAAACTGATGATGAATCCGCAGCTTGCACAGACTTACAGATAACGCTGCTTAATCTCATGCTGGCTCCTCACCAAGCAACCCACGGTTTTCATGCTCCAAACCAGGGAGGAACCCACTCAGTCTCTTTCATGTATTTATGCTCAGTGAGCAGACTGAGCGCCTTGGCCCAGAACAAAGTGtctcctctgctcccagctgccgTGCGAGGGCAGTGTTGGCTCACTGTGCTGGGTGCCCACGGACCAGGGGCAGCTCCCTGTCTCCAGAGAGGCTGCTGGGCAGGAGCTGGCTGGGCTTGTTAGATGTTGAAAGTGGAGTGATGCTGCAGTGGGATGTAAAGACCATAGGAATggtttgttgttctgttttggggtggttttttttgcctgctGGAGATTGAAATCGAACGTGTCCGCTTGTCTGCGtgagccctcctgcagcctcctcGCTGTGCTGATGGAAACCAGGCTCCGCTTCTCCTCTTCTCAGCAGAAAAGGGCAGCACGGAGGGCTGGGGGAAAATGCAAATGTGCGTttaatgattttctgttttagagaTGTGAttgagcagagcaggctgagggtGGAGGGGCAGCCTCAGGGCCTGGGTGTGCTCGTTTGGGTTTTCCTTTTtgagttttaatttctttcccttGTATCCAATAAGAGGTGACTGTGTGGCTCTGCCAGCGCTTGGTCTCACTTTGCCAAGAGTTGGAGCCAATTTCACATCTCTTATCCTTGCAAGCAGCGTTGGCTTCTTTCCTAAGTACCTCCAAGCCCCCTAATATGCTTTTACTTAATTGTTTCTGGAATGTTTTGCAGGGTCTGCTTCCTCAGCAGAGAGCACCAAGGTGGAAGCACGGCTGCCTACGCAAGGGAAAGCAGTAACCACAAGGCAGGTGAGGAGGGAAGAGTGGGGTTGGGGGGATGCTCCTCTGCCATGGCTCGGGGCAGCATCACCAAGCTCAGCAACTCCAGCTGTGGCCACAGAGGAGGCTCTGAGCACAGGAAGTGTCTGAGTGTtgcctgcagcatctccttctGGCCTTGACATCTGCATGGGCGAACCTGCCTTGTTCAAAGGGCAGGAGAGGAGCTGGGCTACGTCTCACAGTCCCGCAGTGATCTCTTTTGCAGCACAACTGGGTGTTTGGGTCTTTGCCCGCCCTGTGCTTGCTGAGCAGGGGTGGCTGGTAGCCGTGGCCTGGCAGGCAGCCCCAAGCAACCCAATCCACTCAGTTTGGTGCTGTCCAAGTTGCAGGACCTTCTGCTGAGGGCAGCAGGTACCACATCCAGCCCCAGTGCATGGAAACATGAAAACAGCCCAGCACCACCCCAGCTACAGAGCCCAGCTAGGATCCCACCAACCCGAAATGGGGCCATTCAGCTCTGTTCTATCTGGTCAGCCCTGGAAGGCGCCCTGTGACCCACCAGGCTGATGTTCTCATTGATCCAAACTCGCCTTCCTAATAGGAGCaatttccccccccccgccaGAACTTCTACTGTTTACTGGGTGTAAGCCTTGACCCTCATATAAGAAGCTGGACTGAGGCACTTGGAACAGGGAAGGTGAACAGCTGAGGCTGCTCCTGCAGTTCACTTATGGACCATGAGAACCTTTGTCAAGGTAGCTGCAgactaagaaaggaaaaagtcctttttcctctcaattcctttcctttcagctgCTGACGACCCCATGAATTCCCCTGGTTCTCTGGTTACTGGGAAGTCTTTCAGGGGGATCAGGACCTGAATTCCTCATACAAAAGAACAAGCAGGCAAAGAGCAAAAGGGAACTTCAGGAGTAAGGATGCTTGCTGTGGAGAACGCTTACTGACCCCACCCTGAGCACGAGAGTGCTGTGAGAGCAGTAAATGTGCACTTCTCCCAGCTGGAGATGGATCCTTTGTGGCGTGAAGCAAAGTAGGTCAGTGTTGGAGAGGTGTAGGGTACGGGACTGCGGTTTGTCCATCGTGCCAAGGATGCTCTTGGGAAGGATGCATTGCTCTTGGTTTTCCTCCAGTGCTGTtggctgcagcctgggctgatCACAGTGCTAATGGATCCAACTGGGGGCTGCCAGAGGGGTGCAAAGCCAGAGAGCGTGCATTTATTTAAACactcttgcatttatttattcttgtcTGCCTTCTACCTGCAGTGTCACCCTGTGCTTGGAGGTTGTTCCTACAGCTGTGGTTTGGGAACAAGTCTTCTCTTTAGGTGGGTCTCCCAGTCAGTCCTCAAGCAAGGAGATCTGAGGGAAAGCATTGGGAGCATTGCAGCTGAGGGGCTCTGTGCTGGACAGAATCCTTCCACCTGAGCAGTCCTTGCAGGAGACAGTCTGACCTGGGAGCTGGCAACTGGGCTCAGCGGCTCCGAGTGTTGGGAGAGGATCAAAAAGCTGCCCCAGCTGTAAATCTCTCACCTGCCATCTTCCTTACTGGAGCTTGTGGCCATTCCTCCGAGGTCGGCCCCAGGTCAGGATTTCTCCTGTCTCTTTAGCCCCCAAACCTGGAGATTTTTGTCTTATCTTTGACGCCATCttgacactgaaaacaaattatgACCCAATTACTCCTCCCGAGAGGGGCTGGGGCTACCTTAAATGGCCACAACTGTCAGGAGCTTCCTTAAGAGCAGGTCATtactgggggggaggggaggtgggGGCAGGGACGGAGGGGACCCTCCCCTTGGCATAGGGTCCCCTCCTGCATGGAGACATCCCATCCTGTGCCGGCAGAGCTGCATCTGATCTGCAGGCCAGGGCTCGCTGCTTATGGGTgcgggcagcacagcacaggggctgcccccagcccagcctcaCAGACCCCATCACATTGCATCTGCCCTGTCCCTGGCCGTGACCTTCGGGGGGAGCTTGAGCTGCGCTGCCGCTGGGCCTGCGGCTGgttctgctgcagtgcagggcaCCAAAGCCCTGACAAAAAAGTCCTATTGCTTTTTCAGCGCTCTTAGaggacagctctgctgcctcGTATGCCTTGTGGCTCTCgctggaggctgcagctgagctgagtGCCAGTGCCAGCCTGCTGATGGTACCCACAGGTACCCCGTACATCTCCCcatgctgtgccactgcatcgcTGCCGCTCCCCTTCCCACACTGTGCATGGCACCCCCTGACCTCACCGTTTTGCTCCAGGTCCCCTTTTGCTCCTGACTGAGCCGGGTTTGGGGCAGGGGTTGGAtgtttctttccccccctctttttttttcctttgtcaggTTGGTATTTTATTTGGCTCCGTACTGTCTACTGAGCTGTCCAGCGTAACCCTTCCCTCGCTGCTTCTGAGATAAGAGCGGGCTCCCTGGAGATCAGATAAACAGGCCCATAAATACCTACAACAACAAGGAGCCGGGTCTCGGCTTGGCAGAAGTATGCAAAAGGACGAGAGGACTCTTCCAAAGCCCAAAGGTGCAGGGACGGGTGGGAAGGACCCAACAGCGCTGCCGCCCAGCTCCCATCCCTGTGTGCAGGCAGGGGCTGCCCGCGTCCCCTCCGCCATTCGCAGTGGTTGCATCCCGGTGGAGGCACTGCAGCACGTAGGGTGCTGCCCCGGGGCGTTTGCTTCTGCCCGAGCTGCCGCAACCTCCTGCAGGGAACTGCCGCGTCCCAGCGGCACCAAGTTCACGGCAGGGTCGAGGCGGAGGTGTGCCATCAGGTGGCCAAAAGTGCAAAGCTGACGGCCCAGCTGCCACTCGGTACGTGTTGCTGGGTGGGAAAAGGGGATGCTCGAGGTGCCAGCAGCACGCAGCTGCCTGCCCGCTGTCAGGACGTTCCCCAGCTGTTTCTCCCCGGCTCAGCAGTCCTTGCACGCCGGGCTGCCCGCACACACACAGTCCGTCTGCAGCACAAGGGCTGCAGGTAACatacagtgtttgtttttgtgaccTGATCTCACAGGAAGGTCTCCTCGCTGTGCAGAGCATTTTCACTTGGAAATCCGCAGAGCAGTGAGGGAGGTGCACGTGGCAGTGATGTCCCACCCGCTGTCTGCCAGCAGGCACCGTGCACCAAACAGCAGCTGGGGagctgcaccaaccgtgctgGGCATCCCACTGCCACAACTGGAAACCCACGGGAGAAACAGCAGCCGAGGTTGTTGGTAGAGCAGTGAGCGCGGTGTGCCCAGGCTGCAGGTGACGGGAGCGCAGCGCTGGGACCAGGTACATCACCGCAcgtctctgcagcacagctgtcccCGCACCCATCACCCTTCCTCCCacgctatggggcagccccgTGCGGTGCCGTACGGGTGAGGGACAGCGGCTGGAACGCGTGAACAGGAGCTCGGGCTGCACCAGTTCATggcaaagcagtgctgggagcatcCCTGTATAAAGCAGCCCCGTAAGGCACGGTGAAACTCAGCCTTAAACAGGACACTGACAGCCACTTTTCTGTAcgttttcttcctttttgtttttcttgatctttttgtttttacgCAGCCCCCCTCCTGCTTTAACTCGCAGATCCGATGCCACGCGGAACTCTGTATGATACGAATACAAAACAGCGGCTGGCTGGCTGCCCTCGGGCACGGGGTgctcccccagcacacagccGCCGTGGGGCCGGAGGGGTCGGGGCTGCATCGTCCAGCCTACCGCTATCCTTACACCATCCGTACCCACAGCACGGCCGTACGGATCCGGGCACACGCACAACGTGGTCCTTAAACTAGCGATCTTCATGGGAACATCTGAGATTTATAGGTGTTGCGTCCCTGttgatatatttttaagtgaaatagAAGCCCTCGAATTAACCGTACAATGAATTTATACCTTTCCCATCTTGCTTTTGCCCCGAGCAGCCCAAGAAGCCGTAACCGAGAGGCTGTAATGAGGAGGTCTGGGGTTCTGTGAGCATCGGGGTGCCCGAGCCTGGATGGGGGGGGCTCAGCTCCACCGTAGCGCTGCGTGCAGCTGTGCGGGGAGCTGCTTCGTGGGGAGGGCAATGGGAACAGCAGGGAGCGCCGTCCCGTACAGCGCTGCGATGGGTCGGACCCCGCGGTGCCGACCCGCACAACGCGCTGCGGTGCATCCCCGAACCACGCGCCGGGCGGGGAACTGCAAAAATAAGTGTCCCCCGGCCCCTCTGCACCATCCAACAAGCAACGCCGCGGTTCTGAAGCCGGCAGGGAAGGAGGAGCGGGCGGAGCCGGGTTCGTTTGCATAAAGATTaaattttattgttattattatttcttttaattattccGGTTTGGGGGGGATTTcgtttgtttggttgttttaaaTACGTGGTGTGGCGCACCCGGTCCCTCGGGAAGTGGTCATGCAGAGCTGAGGTAGAACGCCCGGCCCAGGCGCGGTCCCGGAGGCACCTTAGGTAGTTTCAACGCAGTCTCTCGGCCGCGGTCGGGGTTTCTCCGCTATTCCAAGAGCGAACGAACAACACCGATCCCACCCGGCCCGGCTcgggcgggggctgcgggcggcgggggggggggggggggggaacgggGACGGCTTCAAAACGGGGACGGAGCccggggaggtggggggggaacGGCGGCACCCGGCCCCGCTGTGCCCCCTCCGCTTCCCCCCCCAGGTGGCATTGCACGTGGAGCGGGGCTCAGGGGTTCAGTTCCAGAGCCCAGACCTGCTGGGGCCAACCGGTGCGGCCCTTCAGCTTCTTCTCGCCATGAGCCAAAGGCTGCGAGTACATCTCGGGCTGCTGCGGAGAAAAGAGTGGTGAGGAGAGGAGAGCCGGGCAGAGCGAAGCGGCTCTTAGCAGCCCCGGGATATGGAGCCTGcgcttttctcctttttcttctattatgGCTATTATTAATAACATTGTAACCACGGTTGTTGTTAATGTTATTACTGCCGTTACAGTTATTATTGCTATTACGATACGATGCGATCTGTTCCTCCCGCCGCGGACGGGAGAGCCGCGGCCGCCCCAGCTCCGATCAGCTCCGGCTGATGGGGAAGGGCGGCCCGCCGCGATTTCAGCCCTCGGGCCGCTGCCCCGCGCCGTCAGCGCCAACCCCCGACCTTTCCTGCACCGAAATCCCCAACCTTATTCCGTTccttttagtttgtttgttttttagaggGGAAAAGCAATTCCCCAGCAGAGCCGGGAAGGGTTTTCCCTCAGCCCCGCCGCTCCCGTCGGGCAGCGCAGGGGAAGGGCCGCGGCCGCCGCTTACCGTCTCCCGTTTCCTCTTGTTCTCGCGGCCGTCGGCCTTCTTCAGCTCGGCCTTGAAGCCCTCGGGCTCTCCGGGCTGGCTGTCCCTGGCCAGCACCTCCATCAGGTAAGCGATGTAGCTGGTGGCCAGGCGCAGCGTCTTGATCTTGGACAGCTTGGTGTCGGCGGGCACGTTGGGGATGCACTCTCGGAGCTCAGCGAAAGCGCTGTTGATGCTCTCcgttctcctcctctcctttttgGGACCGCCGacccctttccttctccccagaCGACCGCTGAGCGCTTCCAGCCTGCCCGCACCTCCCGAGCCGAACTCGGCGGGGCCGTACGCGGGGCTCTGCCCGTGGAGCTCCGGGGTCACCTCGGCCGGGTTCAGCACCCAGCCGGGGAAATAAGGTCGCTCCTGGTGGCAGCGAGCCGCCGGCCCGAAGAGGAAGGGCTCGTGCAGcatgtggtggtggtggtggtggtggtgatggtgctGGTAGCCCCCTACCAGGTTCATGGTCCGTCGGGGCCCCGCGGGGCTCAGCACCGCTCCATGGCCGAGCTGCGCTGCGCTCCtccgggcgggcggcggggccggggctgcgaCGGCGGAGGTGCCTTCGGGCTTTGGGTTGTTTCGTCGTTGCcggggttggtttttttttttcgggttgttttttttttttttttcttccttttttccttccttttttttttttttttcttttttcttttttcttttttcttttcttttcttttttttttttttaaccctttctGGATCCTCCCGGTTCTGCCTTTATATAGGGCCGGGGCCCCCCCGCCGAGGAACCAATGGGCAGGGGAGGATGCTCGGGGGCCCCGGGGAGAGCGGAGGGGCGTTTTATTCGGGCTCACACCTCCGCCTCTcgctctcctccctccctgcttgGAGTAAGGGGCGAACGGTGACCAAGGGGGGACGGCAGCCTTCGTGATCCTCTCTGCTTCCGTCTCCTGGGCCGGGACAGCCGCACCCCTTCCCACGGAGCGCCCCTCGGGGGAATGGAGGCGACCGCGGGGTGCGGCGGAGCCGGGTGGGCACCGCGGAGCACTGGGAAATCTACTGCCCCAGAGCCGCAGCCATGGAGGGGTCGGGGGGGAGGGGACCCGGCCCCTTTGGAGCGGTGCGGCCGAGGGTGCTGCAATGTGAGGAGGAGGGTGAGGGCACGGCAGGGAGCACCTCTGGGCTGGGTGTGTTGGGATGGTGGTGCTGGACCCTCAGGTTGTTGCACGTGAGCCCTGTATGCAGGGAGCATGTTGCACATCCGCAGTCAGCACACGGATGTGCTGCATAGATGTGTGTAAGTGCACTTGGGGAAAGCACACGTACAGCACTTGCACACGGATGGAAGCACGTCACAGAGACGCTGCATGCACTGCTCACACAACTGCGTCACATACACGCTTGGCTGCAGCCATGCACGCAACAcgcagctgctgcactgcacacacacatcttGCCACCACATACGTGTTACgtgacctgcacacacccaCCGTGTGTCCTGTGCATAAATATctgcatgtgcacacacacacacacacacacacacacacatttattcACACACGTAtttcttcacacacacacatgtgcacacCCATGCTCAGAAAGCACACACCTCCAGATATAAATAGATAGAAATTACCCTGTGCGTGCACACCAACACGTTTCTGACAGGGTAGTGGGTACGTGAGGACATGTCCTGTGTTTCCCCATCCCAGGATAGGGGGGTCCCAGTGCTGCTTTTGCACTTCCCCCATCCCCAAGCTGAGCCCTGTTGTGGCCGTGCTGGTTCACCCCTGGGTGACGACTCCCCAGCTGACAGCTCCGGACGGCACCGGGGCCGGCTTCAGTTTGTCCCAGCGTGGACTGCGGGGCACTGAGGCGGTGACGGCGGCAGTGGGGCAGGAAGGGGCTCGGGCCCGAGGTATGTTAGCGATTAACGGCGCTTTGCAGCGATTCATCTTGCAGCGGAGGGTGGAAACGTTGGAGGGTTGTTTGCAGGCGCTTGTATTAATCATCCGGGCTAACACACCATTAACGTCCTCCTGCATTTTAAAGATGACAAATTTTATTTGACTTCTCTCAATCACGGTTCCCGGGCGAATTCGGGAGCCACTTAAATGCCTCGGATTTTCCATCGTTAGCTGTTACAAGGCGCGCTGCAAAGGCGGGAGGCAGAGCTCTGCGCCCCCCATTCAGCGGGGCAGGGTGCAAGGGGGTCCCCGCTGCTGCCGGGCTCCAGAGGTCGGCTGGGGGGCCACCTCACCCCCTGCTTTGTTCTCTGACGATGCAAAGCgccccccttcccttccccacccGCTTTAAACAAGCACCCTGTGCACATTTGCTAGTGATTACCCCGCCGTTAAGTCGGACCTTGGGTAGGTCACTGTGCccccccctcctgccccccgATTTCCTCCCAAATGCCGGTGTCTGGGTGGGATCCCTGAGCCCTGCGTGGGGTTAGGGGGTGCCGACGCCATTGGGTCCCACTCTGTGCTGGTACAGCATCAGCTACAGCTACAGCACCCTGTTTGCTCTGGTGATCCCCATCCCTGTAACAGCTCTGATCCGCAAATCACCAGACTGGGGTCACCCAGAAGAACATCCCCCCAAATCCCCCAAAGCCGCGCTTTGTGCAGCCTTCTTACAGCTGCATCCCATGGCATATGGGCACTGCAGCAGCGAGTAACTCTGGATCTCCTAAGTTCAGCCCCAGCCCAGGCACTATCTTCCTTTATTCGCCTCCTGACAGCAGTCCCTGTGCACACTGGAAGGATTCAGCTGAGCAAATAATGGGACCACTGCGTtgattttccaaaggaaaaacattctaatcttttgtgttttaataaaataataaaaccgGAGCCCTTCTCACTCCAACACCTTCTAAATCAAACCAGGCTGCCTTTGTCACGGCATCCAAATGTAGCACTTCTCCAACTTTGGGTGAGTTTCTTTTAGTTTTGCATCTCCCGTTTGTGTTGGGGGGAAAATGCGCGGCTCAGATTAGGGGATTTATGGCTCATATTGCAGGAGGAACTCTGCTTCTCCCCACCTGTTTTCCTTCAAATCCTGCCTGGAGAGAGGCGTCCTGCACATCACAGCAGGGTGAGGTTATTGTTGGTCCCCAGCACCCCAGATCCATCACCTGCTCTGCACAGGGGCT contains:
- the HAND1 gene encoding heart- and neural crest derivatives-expressed protein 1, with translation MNLVGGYQHHHHHHHHHHMLHEPFLFGPAARCHQERPYFPGWVLNPAEVTPELHGQSPAYGPAEFGSGGAGRLEALSGRLGRRKGVGGPKKERRRTESINSAFAELRECIPNVPADTKLSKIKTLRLATSYIAYLMEVLARDSQPGEPEGFKAELKKADGRENKRKRETQPEMYSQPLAHGEKKLKGRTGWPQQVWALELNP